In one Verrucomicrobiales bacterium genomic region, the following are encoded:
- a CDS encoding tyrosine-type recombinase/integrase: DSPLFRVISNRLNQKALGISPGSIYRDVVARYAKELGILAEGVGPHSLRATAATNALEHGSDIARVQEWLGHSSISTTRLYDKRHMRAEDSPTFKVEY; encoded by the coding sequence GGATAGTCCCCTTTTTCGTGTCATCTCGAATCGTCTGAACCAGAAGGCGCTCGGGATTTCGCCGGGGTCCATTTATCGGGATGTTGTGGCGCGGTATGCGAAAGAGTTGGGGATTCTGGCTGAGGGAGTGGGGCCGCATTCCTTGCGGGCGACGGCGGCAACAAATGCTCTGGAGCATGGATCCGATATCGCTCGGGTGCAAGAGTGGCTCGGGCACTCGAGCATTTCCACAACGCGGCTTTACGATAAGCGGCACATGCGGGCGGAGGATTCCCCGACGTTTAAGGTGGAGTATTGA